A window from Pseudoliparis swirei isolate HS2019 ecotype Mariana Trench chromosome 17, NWPU_hadal_v1, whole genome shotgun sequence encodes these proteins:
- the LOC130207023 gene encoding uncharacterized protein LOC130207023 isoform X3, which yields MSSDRPGRQLTDWRRDIEERGRRHLNRAREAPRSRTSSRPSYRSCVHLEVPLRSTSSVLFLDKSLYISLVELEGRRAVQPTLYRSTLSVRFGVSSRRRSSKDSKPARINEGYGRRKEATLGRNKRNVRETESGHRRSPLSEHGAHKVEQIALTHDVNSDSDTRGHDATLGLLSLRGLSPSNTKAGRREENADEAAFSLRSNFSHRQHTFNSGQVDFRTWTKQAGSDKTEARQERGSSSEPQKVSEKTSWLKDDFLEGTSHNLSLKEALELLRPDFISHSQGRVRRLEQRARRRSSMQDSNPDLAEGLREDRGKEKRKCTTPDPHSEGVGPAARPP from the exons ATGAGTTCAGACAGGCCCGGTCGCCAGCTGACGGATTGGCGGCGAGACATCGAGGAAAGAGGACGGAGGCACTTGaacagagcgagagaggcgCCTCGCTCACGAACCTCCTCGCGGCCTTCCTACCGGTCTTGCGTTCATCTCGAGGTTCCACTGAGATCCACGAGTTCCGTTTTGTTTCTGGACAAGTCACTTTACATTTCCCTCGTGGAACTCGAGGGAAGAAGGGCAGTTCAACCCACTTTGTACAGGTCCACCTTGTCTGTTCGCTTTGGCGTCTCGTCCCGTCGCCGATCCTCAAAGGATAGCAAACCAGCACGAATAAATGAGGGTTACGGGAGACGCAAAGAGGCCACGTTGGGACGGAACAAACGCAATGTCCGAGAGACTGAGTCGGGTCACCGCAGAAGCCCTCTATCAGAGCACGGGGCCCACAAGGTCGAGCAGATCGCGCTCACGCATGATGTTAACAGCGATTCAGACACGCGGGGCCACGACGCTACTTTGGGATTATTGTCACTCCGAGGGCTGAGCCCCTCAAACACAAAGGCTGGCAGGCGGGAGGAGAATGCAGATGAGGCCGCCTTCTCTCTCCGGAGCAATTTCAGCCACAGGCAACACACTTTTAATTCTGGCCAAG TGGACTTCAGGACTTGGACCAAGCAAGCAGGGAGTGACAAGACAGAGGCCCGACAAGAACGTGGCTCTTCCTCAGAGCCTCAAAAAGTCTCCGAGAAGACTTCCTGGCTGAAGGATGATTTCCTGGAAGGAACATCCCACAACCTCAGCCTCAAA GAGGCGTTAGAGCTCCTCCGGCCGGACTTCATCAGTCACTCTCAAGGTCGTGTGAGGAGGTTGGAGCAGAGGGCGAGGAGAAGGAGCTCCATGCAGGATTCCAATCCAGACCTCGCCGAGGGCCTCAGGGAGGATCGAggcaaagaaaagaggaagtgcACCACACCGGATCCGCACAGTG AAGGTGTTGGACCTGCTGCCAGACCACCGTGA
- the LOC130207023 gene encoding uncharacterized protein LOC130207023 isoform X2 — protein sequence MSSDRPGRQLTDWRRDIEERGRRHLNRAREAPRSRTSSRPSYRSCVHLEVPLRSTSSVLFLDKSLYISLVELEGRRAVQPTLYRSTLSVRFGVSSRRRSSKDSKPARINEGYGRRKEATLGRNKRNVRETESGHRRSPLSEHGAHKVEQIALTHDVNSDSDTRGHDATLGLLSLRGLSPSNTKAGRREENADEAAFSLRSNFSHRQHTFNSGQVDFRTWTKQAGSDKTEARQERGSSSEPQKVSEKTSWLKDDFLEGTSHNLSLKESNKVKTSQRAADLKPAQSADGSSNSLLCIPFDKMSIQGTIFKLLQPTCPCCFLCKPLASFHFTLLALINAISVIFCAH from the exons ATGAGTTCAGACAGGCCCGGTCGCCAGCTGACGGATTGGCGGCGAGACATCGAGGAAAGAGGACGGAGGCACTTGaacagagcgagagaggcgCCTCGCTCACGAACCTCCTCGCGGCCTTCCTACCGGTCTTGCGTTCATCTCGAGGTTCCACTGAGATCCACGAGTTCCGTTTTGTTTCTGGACAAGTCACTTTACATTTCCCTCGTGGAACTCGAGGGAAGAAGGGCAGTTCAACCCACTTTGTACAGGTCCACCTTGTCTGTTCGCTTTGGCGTCTCGTCCCGTCGCCGATCCTCAAAGGATAGCAAACCAGCACGAATAAATGAGGGTTACGGGAGACGCAAAGAGGCCACGTTGGGACGGAACAAACGCAATGTCCGAGAGACTGAGTCGGGTCACCGCAGAAGCCCTCTATCAGAGCACGGGGCCCACAAGGTCGAGCAGATCGCGCTCACGCATGATGTTAACAGCGATTCAGACACGCGGGGCCACGACGCTACTTTGGGATTATTGTCACTCCGAGGGCTGAGCCCCTCAAACACAAAGGCTGGCAGGCGGGAGGAGAATGCAGATGAGGCCGCCTTCTCTCTCCGGAGCAATTTCAGCCACAGGCAACACACTTTTAATTCTGGCCAAG TGGACTTCAGGACTTGGACCAAGCAAGCAGGGAGTGACAAGACAGAGGCCCGACAAGAACGTGGCTCTTCCTCAGAGCCTCAAAAAGTCTCCGAGAAGACTTCCTGGCTGAAGGATGATTTCCTGGAAGGAACATCCCACAACCTCAGCCTCAAA GAAAGCAACAAAGTCAAGACATCCCAGAGAGCAGCTGATCTCAAGCCAgcccaatcagctgatggatcAAGTAATTCCCTACTATGCATCCCATTTGACAAAATGTCCATCCAAGGCACCATATTTAAGCTGCTTCAGCCAACCTGCCCTTGCTGCTTCCTCTGCAAGCCACTTGCATCCTTCCATTTCACGCTGCTTGCCTTAATCAATGCCATTTCTGTCATTTTCTGTGCTCATTGA